The genomic stretch TGGCAAAGaaagggaaagggaaaaagaagggCAAAGACAGTGAAAAAGGAACTGAAGGTCCTGAAAAACAGAAGCGTAAAAGAGCGCCTAACAAGAAATCAGGTAACGTCGCACGTAAACCTGAAAAGAAGCCTGAGGATTGTTTCAAAAAGAAGTCGATATTCTTTGATTTGGAATACTGGGAGCACAACAAGTTAAGGCACAATCTAGATGTAATGCATATTGAGAAAAATGTCTTTGAAAATTTAATTGGAACCTTACTGGATATTGATTCTAAAACAAAGGATGGCCTTAATGCACGACTTGACTTAGGTGAAATTGGAATTCGATCTAGCCTTCAACCTCATGAAGGTGATAA from Triticum urartu cultivar G1812 unplaced genomic scaffold, Tu2.1 TuUngrouped_contig_234, whole genome shotgun sequence encodes the following:
- the LOC125526929 gene encoding uncharacterized protein LOC125526929; this encodes MELAPITMSGSSALRMLQGRVFVLGKKVIVAKKGKGKKKGKDSEKGTEGPEKQKRKRAPNKKSGNVARKPEKKPEDCFKKKSIFFDLEYWEHNKLRHNLDVMHIEKNVFENLIGTLLDIDSKTKDGLNARLDLGEIGIRSSLQPHEGDKGKTELPHAPFNMYKEKKEILCTVVKNCRTPDGCASNFSRCVNMKELTLTGLKSQDCHVILQDILPVALLHCYPVKMS